A single genomic interval of SAR116 cluster alpha proteobacterium HIMB100 harbors:
- a CDS encoding glutamyl-tRNA(Gln) and/or aspartyl-tRNA(Asn) amidotransferase, C subunit (PFAM: Glu-tRNAGln amidotransferase C subunit~TIGRFAM: aspartyl/glutamyl-tRNA(Asn/Gln) amidotransferase, C subunit) — protein MSTDKTSVNKDTVKKIGRLARLHVPEDKQEQIAGELNAILSWIEELNEVNTDGVEPLASVTGHSLPQRVDLVSDGDKVDDILANAPEQASGFFVVPKVVE, from the coding sequence ATGTCTACAGACAAAACCAGTGTAAATAAAGACACTGTTAAAAAAATTGGTCGGCTGGCTCGCCTGCATGTCCCAGAAGACAAGCAGGAGCAGATTGCAGGTGAATTGAACGCCATTCTGAGCTGGATTGAAGAGCTGAATGAGGTCAACACCGATGGTGTTGAACCCTTAGCCAGTGTGACCGGACATTCGCTGCCACAACGTGTGGATCTGGTCTCAGATGGGGATAAAGTTGATGATATTCTGGCTAATGCGCCAGAACAGGCGAGCGGCTTTTTTGTTGTGCCGAAGGTGGTGGAATAA
- a CDS encoding DNA protecting protein DprA (PFAM: DNA recombination-mediator protein A~TIGRFAM: DNA protecting protein DprA) — protein MDQKNLINKLRLIRTPNIGPITCQLLMRRYGSAAAALDAVPDLSARGGRPLKLATRQQIEREIEQADRLGASFICHGDEDYPACLLQFDDAPFVLTVKGHKSLLNKKGCALVGARNASIKATRLAQSLAMEIGQAGHSIISGLARGIDTAAHHGSLDTGTLAVLACGIDEIYPPENTDLFAQITEQGLLITETPFGTKPTPKLFPARNRIIASLSRGVCVIEAAFQSGSLITAREAADRGIDVMAVPGSPLDPRSQGTNRLIQDGAHLVQSAKDILSILDQKPALKQPDLPEFGTGQSPEASDMTPEEWAKTRQFLLENLAHDPIGVDELCRWCHVSAIDGQAILLELELAGDVQRHAGNRVSRVYQDS, from the coding sequence ATGGACCAGAAAAATCTGATTAATAAGCTCCGATTAATCCGTACACCCAACATCGGCCCGATTACGTGTCAATTACTGATGCGTCGTTATGGCAGTGCTGCGGCGGCCCTGGATGCTGTTCCTGATTTGTCTGCACGCGGCGGCAGACCCTTAAAGCTGGCCACAAGACAACAGATAGAGCGTGAAATTGAACAGGCAGACAGGCTGGGGGCAAGTTTTATATGTCATGGCGATGAAGACTATCCTGCCTGTTTACTGCAGTTTGATGATGCTCCTTTTGTACTGACCGTAAAAGGACATAAATCTCTTCTAAACAAAAAGGGCTGCGCCTTGGTAGGGGCACGCAACGCGTCTATTAAAGCAACCCGTCTGGCACAATCGCTGGCTATGGAAATCGGTCAGGCGGGGCACAGCATTATATCCGGCCTTGCCAGAGGCATTGACACCGCTGCTCATCACGGCAGCTTGGATACAGGCACACTTGCGGTCCTGGCGTGCGGTATAGATGAAATTTACCCGCCAGAAAATACAGACTTATTTGCTCAGATAACCGAACAAGGCCTTTTAATCACTGAGACACCTTTTGGCACCAAACCCACACCAAAGCTGTTTCCGGCCCGAAACAGAATCATAGCCTCGCTCAGCCGGGGTGTCTGTGTGATAGAGGCAGCGTTTCAGTCCGGCTCTCTGATCACTGCCCGTGAAGCCGCTGATCGGGGCATTGATGTGATGGCGGTACCAGGCTCGCCCCTTGATCCACGATCTCAAGGCACCAACAGGCTAATTCAAGATGGTGCACATCTGGTTCAGTCAGCAAAGGATATTTTGTCTATCCTTGATCAAAAACCAGCGCTCAAACAACCTGATTTGCCAGAATTCGGCACAGGCCAATCACCGGAGGCATCAGACATGACACCTGAAGAGTGGGCAAAAACGAGGCAATTTCTGCTCGAAAATCTGGCTCATGATCCAATTGGTGTTGACGAATTGTGTCGCTGGTGCCATGTCTCTGCGATAGATGGTCAAGCGATATTGTTGGAACTCGAACTGGCTGGGGACGTACAAAGACATGCAGGAAACCGTGTGTCTCGTGTCTATCAGGACAGTTAA
- a CDS encoding conserved hypothetical integral membrane protein TIGR00023 (PFAM: Domain of unknown function (DUF205)~TIGRFAM: acyl-phosphate glycerol 3-phosphate acyltransferase), with protein sequence MFELVSIFTPLSFAIGYLLGSVPFGLVLVYLVTGQDIRTVGSGNIGATNVLRTGHKTLALLTLLLDALKGAIAYAICSFWLSPDSAAYAGFGAVIGHCFPIWLKFKGGKGVATGMAVIAAISPLAGLVMALSWLLTAFITRLSSLSALLCFVAAGLTVSFGPFEPSTPIEITVWGIGGLSWLRHKENIQRIMKGDESRISFKKSSPN encoded by the coding sequence ATGTTCGAATTAGTAAGTATTTTCACCCCTTTATCTTTTGCCATCGGCTATCTGTTGGGGTCCGTGCCATTTGGGCTTGTGCTGGTGTATCTGGTCACAGGTCAAGATATCCGAACAGTTGGCTCAGGCAATATTGGCGCAACAAACGTGTTGAGAACAGGGCATAAAACTCTTGCCCTGCTGACTTTGCTATTGGATGCGCTGAAAGGAGCGATTGCCTATGCCATCTGCAGCTTCTGGCTGTCACCAGACAGCGCTGCCTATGCTGGATTTGGAGCCGTTATCGGTCATTGTTTCCCGATTTGGCTGAAATTCAAAGGGGGCAAAGGTGTCGCTACCGGCATGGCTGTGATCGCTGCCATTTCGCCTTTGGCCGGATTGGTTATGGCTTTGAGCTGGCTGTTGACTGCCTTTATCACACGCTTATCGTCCTTATCTGCGCTGCTTTGCTTTGTAGCCGCTGGTCTGACTGTGTCATTTGGCCCATTTGAGCCATCCACGCCAATTGAAATCACGGTCTGGGGGATCGGTGGCTTAAGCTGGCTTCGCCATAAGGAGAATATCCAAAGGATCATGAAAGGTGACGAAAGTCGAATTTCATTCAAAAAAAGCTCACCAAATTAA
- a CDS encoding dihydroorotase, multifunctional complex type (PFAM: Amidohydrolase family~TIGRFAM: dihydroorotase, multifunctional complex type), with product MRHLLKNARLICPTQKRDETGWLLIEGEVIAETGTGTAGQDVTADKVTDCTGQIIGPGFVDMRVQSGYPGAEHLETLDSLLQAAAAGGLSTIVLLPSTTPVMDTAAMIDSLQLRARGIGGPKVRCYGAMTKDLEQEQMAELGLMSKAGAVGFASGTMSVQSALSMRRIMTYAQMLDKPVIHHCEDYSLSEQGDMNEGETSTRLGLLGTPALAETIILERDIQLAELTGVRYHASHVSTAGAVEIVRRAKQRGVTISADTAPPYFMLNEVAVSGYDTRAKLTPPLRREKDRIAIVEGLADGTIDAIASDHVPVNPDMKNQPFTLASSGASGLETLFVLTAKLVHGGQLSWLQAFNLLSTRPSQLLGLDCGSLQPGAPADIVKIDPHAASVIHSQGFHSLSRITPFDGQPCEGQVTGLWVNGQAYLSTAD from the coding sequence ATGCGGCACTTATTGAAAAATGCGCGGTTAATATGCCCAACACAAAAACGGGACGAGACAGGCTGGCTGCTGATCGAAGGTGAAGTTATTGCTGAGACAGGGACAGGAACAGCTGGTCAAGACGTCACCGCTGATAAGGTAACTGACTGTACCGGGCAAATTATCGGACCAGGCTTTGTCGATATGCGGGTGCAGTCAGGCTACCCCGGCGCAGAACATTTAGAAACCCTGGACAGCCTGTTACAAGCAGCAGCAGCAGGCGGCTTGTCAACAATTGTGCTTTTGCCCTCAACCACACCTGTAATGGACACTGCGGCCATGATAGACAGCCTGCAATTGCGGGCACGAGGCATTGGGGGGCCTAAGGTGCGTTGCTATGGCGCCATGACAAAAGACCTTGAGCAAGAACAGATGGCCGAGTTGGGGCTGATGTCAAAAGCAGGTGCGGTCGGGTTTGCAAGCGGTACAATGTCTGTTCAAAGTGCGCTATCAATGCGTCGCATCATGACCTATGCGCAAATGCTGGATAAGCCTGTCATCCATCATTGTGAAGATTACAGCCTGAGCGAGCAAGGTGACATGAATGAAGGAGAGACCTCAACACGGCTTGGGCTTCTCGGTACACCAGCTCTGGCAGAAACCATTATCCTTGAACGCGATATCCAGTTAGCAGAGCTGACAGGCGTTCGGTATCACGCAAGCCACGTTTCAACAGCCGGAGCTGTTGAGATTGTCAGGCGTGCAAAGCAACGAGGTGTTACCATCAGCGCTGACACCGCACCACCTTATTTTATGCTGAATGAAGTGGCGGTGTCTGGTTATGACACGCGGGCAAAGCTGACCCCCCCATTGCGACGCGAAAAGGACAGGATTGCGATTGTTGAAGGGCTCGCAGACGGAACCATCGATGCGATTGCTTCTGATCATGTGCCTGTAAACCCTGATATGAAGAATCAGCCCTTCACCTTAGCCAGTTCAGGGGCGTCTGGTCTTGAAACGCTGTTCGTTCTTACCGCGAAGCTAGTCCATGGGGGGCAATTATCCTGGCTTCAGGCTTTTAATTTGCTGAGCACGCGGCCATCACAGTTGCTGGGACTGGACTGTGGCAGCCTGCAGCCTGGCGCACCTGCAGACATTGTAAAAATTGACCCCCATGCTGCTTCGGTTATTCACAGCCAGGGATTTCATTCGCTGTCCCGTATCACACCATTTGACGGCCAGCCATGTGAAGGGCAAGTCACAGGCTTATGGGTAAACGGGCAGGCCTATTTGTCCACTGCTGATTAA
- a CDS encoding conserved hypothetical protein TIGR00250 (PFAM: Uncharacterised protein family (UPF0081)~TIGRFAM: RNAse H-fold protein YqgF) — MLGLDIGKKTIGLAIADPRTNVASPQPVLWRKKFTPDAEHLIHLIQEQNVGGLVLGWPLNMDGTAGPRCDSVRDFAHAFLRLHDIAISFQDERMSTQAVERNMIAADMTRAKRAVRRDSLAAVWILQSALDSLQSQPPS; from the coding sequence TTGCTGGGTCTGGATATTGGCAAAAAAACCATTGGCCTGGCGATTGCCGACCCGCGTACGAATGTGGCGTCTCCTCAGCCTGTGTTATGGCGCAAAAAATTTACCCCTGATGCTGAACATCTCATTCATCTCATTCAGGAACAGAATGTTGGCGGTCTGGTGCTTGGCTGGCCCTTGAATATGGATGGCACAGCTGGTCCACGCTGTGATTCTGTTCGCGATTTTGCACATGCGTTTTTGCGTCTTCATGATATTGCCATCAGCTTTCAGGATGAACGCATGTCCACACAAGCTGTCGAAAGAAACATGATCGCAGCCGATATGACCCGCGCGAAGAGAGCCGTGAGACGAGACAGCCTGGCTGCTGTCTGGATATTACAATCAGCTTTAGACAGTTTGCAAAGCCAGCCGCCCAGCTAA
- a CDS encoding aspartate carbamoyltransferase (PFAM: Aspartate/ornithine carbamoyltransferase, carbamoyl-P binding domain; Aspartate/ornithine carbamoyltransferase, Asp/Orn binding domain~TIGRFAM: aspartate carbamoyltransferase), whose amino-acid sequence MTIDAKQHEAAQLSGRHLLGIEGLSVLEMQSLLHRSQYFADIITGDSQDPGLQSVLKGRSVVNLFFENSTRTRVSFEVAAKRLGASVLNISVSGSSVKKGETLIDTATTLNAMRPDILVIRHQNAGAPTLLSHHVDGGVINAGDGRHEHPTQALLDALTIIRRFGRISGLKIAICGDIANSRVARSNLYLLGALGADLRFVSPSTLMPANIDSFGVPTFTDLETGIAGADIVMMLRLQTERMQGREIPSQHEYFNLFGLNAEKLAKTAPDALIMHPGPMNRGVEIDSVIADDHNRSLITTQVEMGVAARMACLEAVALSSETAKGK is encoded by the coding sequence ATGACGATTGATGCAAAACAACATGAAGCGGCGCAGCTGAGCGGACGCCATTTGTTAGGGATAGAAGGGCTGAGTGTCCTCGAAATGCAGTCCCTGCTTCATCGTTCTCAATATTTCGCTGACATCATCACTGGCGATAGTCAGGATCCAGGCCTTCAGAGCGTGCTGAAAGGTCGGTCAGTGGTGAACCTGTTTTTTGAAAATTCGACCCGCACCAGAGTATCGTTTGAGGTCGCCGCAAAACGGCTGGGCGCGTCTGTTTTGAATATCTCGGTGTCTGGATCATCTGTTAAAAAAGGCGAGACGCTGATTGATACAGCGACAACCCTGAATGCGATGCGGCCAGATATTTTGGTTATCCGTCATCAAAATGCAGGTGCACCTACCCTGCTCAGCCATCATGTGGATGGCGGCGTTATCAATGCCGGAGATGGACGTCATGAACATCCGACACAAGCATTGCTGGATGCGCTGACGATCATACGCCGTTTTGGACGAATTTCTGGGCTCAAAATCGCAATTTGCGGCGATATTGCGAATAGCCGCGTCGCCCGGTCTAACCTCTATCTTCTTGGCGCGTTAGGCGCAGATTTGCGCTTTGTCAGCCCCTCAACCCTGATGCCTGCGAACATAGACAGCTTTGGTGTTCCTACCTTCACTGATCTGGAAACGGGTATTGCCGGGGCCGATATTGTAATGATGTTGCGATTACAGACAGAACGGATGCAAGGCCGTGAGATTCCCAGCCAACATGAATATTTTAATTTGTTCGGGCTTAACGCTGAAAAGCTGGCAAAAACCGCGCCTGATGCACTGATTATGCACCCCGGGCCGATGAACAGAGGTGTGGAGATTGATTCAGTGATTGCTGATGATCATAACCGCAGCCTGATTACCACCCAGGTTGAGATGGGTGTAGCAGCAAGGATGGCCTGTCTTGAAGCTGTGGCGCTATCTTCTGAGACTGCAAAGGGCAAATGA
- a CDS encoding DNA topoisomerase I, bacterial (PFAM: Toprim domain; Topoisomerase DNA binding C4 zinc finger; DNA topoisomerase~TIGRFAM: DNA topoisomerase I, bacterial) encodes MKVVVVESPAKAKTINRYLGDGYTVLASYGHVRDLPSKDGSVKPDQDFEMSWQISDSGGLRIRDISKALKGADRLILATDPDREGEAISWHVCELLKENSKTRDIPYERVVFNEITKTAILKAIETPRCLDIDLIEAYLARRALDHLIGFSLSPVLWRKLPGSRSAGRVQSVALRLICEREAEIEAFRTDEFWSVDTDFTTTEGAQIMARLTHLDGEKLGKLSLGSEADALAAQQRIQAASWQVSSIETKRVRRRPAPPFTTSTLQQEASRKLGFSASRTMQIAQKLYEGINLGSETTGLITYMRTDGVQMSFEAIGQIRDAIGETIGAEFVPEKPRLYKSKAANAQEAHEAIRPTSIWRHPDAVRKRLDFDQFRLYELIWKRAIASQMADAQLDQTAADLSATTDHLTMRANGSVIVFDGFMKIYREDRDDQEDKAADPQSRILPPLSQGQDLRVEQVHPEQHFTQPPPRYTDASLVKRMEELGIGRPSTYASIMQVIEKRGYVLKDGKRFIPEHRGRIVSTFLENFFSRYVEYDFTAALESRLDEVSDGKLDWRSLLRQFWVDFAAAIDQAMELSVPDVMKTLDSELEKLFFTPDENGQIQRVCSKCGSGHLELKLGKFGPFIGCNNYPDCRFTRQIVAAGESEDSSQELDDDRLLGTDEVSGLPVYLKKGPYGSYVQLGGEDEKKPKRSSVPKGKPLAEVDLVYALGLLSLPRDIGLHPQSSDMIQAGLGRYGPYLKYQGKFTSLKDGDDVLSVGINRAVDLLAEAAKTAGRVLGEHPDGGDVHLKRGRFGPYFEHNKLRAPMPKTLDMESVTLAEALEILAAKAAQPAKKTKAKKTKAKTKTKTKAKAKAKAKTKAAAG; translated from the coding sequence ATGAAAGTTGTGGTGGTCGAATCACCGGCCAAGGCCAAAACAATAAACCGCTATCTGGGGGACGGGTACACTGTACTCGCCTCTTATGGGCATGTCCGAGATTTGCCCTCAAAAGATGGCTCAGTCAAACCCGATCAGGATTTTGAAATGAGCTGGCAAATTTCTGATTCAGGGGGGCTGCGTATCCGGGACATCAGCAAAGCCTTAAAAGGTGCAGATCGGCTGATTCTGGCTACCGACCCGGACAGAGAAGGAGAAGCGATAAGCTGGCATGTGTGTGAGTTGCTGAAAGAAAACAGCAAAACTCGTGACATTCCTTATGAGCGGGTTGTGTTCAATGAAATAACCAAAACAGCCATCTTAAAAGCCATCGAAACCCCGCGCTGCCTGGATATTGACCTGATCGAAGCCTATCTTGCCCGCCGTGCTCTTGACCACTTGATTGGATTCAGCCTGTCACCTGTACTCTGGCGCAAATTGCCCGGTTCACGTTCAGCAGGACGGGTACAATCTGTCGCACTGCGCCTGATCTGTGAACGTGAGGCCGAAATTGAGGCTTTCCGCACAGATGAATTCTGGTCAGTAGATACTGATTTCACCACCACAGAAGGTGCCCAAATAATGGCCCGCCTTACCCATCTGGATGGCGAAAAGCTTGGGAAATTGAGCTTAGGCAGTGAAGCTGATGCTCTGGCTGCACAACAACGTATCCAAGCAGCAAGCTGGCAGGTATCTTCTATTGAGACGAAGCGGGTCAGGCGCCGCCCTGCACCACCATTTACCACGTCTACTCTGCAGCAAGAAGCCTCACGCAAGCTGGGCTTTTCCGCCAGCCGCACAATGCAGATTGCACAAAAATTGTATGAAGGCATCAATCTTGGCAGCGAGACAACCGGCCTGATTACTTATATGCGTACCGATGGTGTGCAAATGAGTTTCGAGGCGATAGGGCAAATAAGAGATGCTATAGGTGAGACTATTGGTGCTGAGTTTGTGCCGGAAAAACCCCGTCTATATAAATCAAAGGCCGCCAATGCACAAGAAGCCCATGAGGCGATCCGCCCAACCTCTATCTGGCGACATCCTGATGCGGTGCGCAAACGCCTAGATTTTGATCAGTTCCGCCTGTATGAGCTGATCTGGAAACGCGCCATTGCCAGCCAGATGGCCGACGCTCAGCTTGACCAAACTGCAGCTGACCTCAGCGCAACCACTGACCATCTGACGATGCGAGCAAATGGATCAGTCATCGTCTTTGATGGCTTCATGAAGATTTATCGCGAGGACCGCGACGACCAAGAAGATAAGGCCGCAGACCCGCAAAGTCGCATTCTGCCGCCGCTCAGTCAGGGACAGGATTTGCGTGTAGAGCAGGTTCACCCCGAACAACATTTCACCCAGCCCCCTCCCCGATATACAGATGCCAGCCTGGTCAAACGAATGGAAGAGTTGGGGATTGGCCGTCCGTCCACCTATGCCAGCATTATGCAGGTCATCGAAAAACGTGGTTATGTGCTCAAAGACGGCAAACGCTTCATTCCTGAGCATCGCGGCCGGATTGTGTCGACCTTTCTTGAAAACTTCTTCAGCCGATATGTGGAATATGACTTTACGGCAGCGTTGGAATCACGATTGGATGAAGTTTCAGATGGCAAGCTGGATTGGCGCAGCCTGCTGAGACAATTCTGGGTCGATTTTGCCGCGGCCATTGATCAGGCGATGGAATTATCGGTTCCGGATGTGATGAAGACGCTGGATAGCGAGCTTGAAAAATTATTCTTCACACCTGATGAAAATGGCCAAATTCAGCGTGTCTGCAGTAAATGCGGAAGCGGACATTTAGAGCTAAAGCTGGGCAAATTTGGCCCCTTTATTGGCTGTAACAATTATCCAGATTGTCGATTTACACGTCAGATTGTCGCTGCTGGCGAGAGTGAAGACAGCTCACAAGAGCTTGATGATGACAGATTGTTAGGTACAGATGAGGTCAGCGGCCTGCCTGTTTATCTGAAAAAAGGGCCTTACGGATCTTACGTCCAGCTTGGTGGTGAAGACGAGAAAAAACCAAAGCGTTCCTCTGTGCCGAAAGGCAAGCCATTGGCAGAAGTAGACCTTGTTTACGCCTTGGGCTTGTTGTCCCTGCCACGTGATATCGGGCTGCATCCGCAAAGCTCTGACATGATACAAGCCGGGCTTGGTCGCTATGGTCCCTACCTGAAATATCAAGGCAAATTTACCAGCTTAAAAGATGGTGATGATGTGTTGAGTGTCGGTATTAACCGCGCAGTTGATTTGCTGGCAGAGGCCGCAAAAACCGCAGGGCGGGTATTAGGTGAACACCCTGATGGGGGCGACGTTCATCTGAAGCGTGGCCGGTTTGGGCCTTACTTTGAGCATAATAAGCTGCGCGCGCCAATGCCGAAGACATTGGATATGGAATCTGTGACACTTGCTGAGGCGTTGGAAATACTCGCCGCGAAAGCTGCTCAGCCTGCCAAGAAAACCAAAGCCAAAAAGACCAAGGCGAAGACAAAGACAAAGACAAAGGCGAAGGCGAAGGCAAAAGCCAAAACAAAAGCAGCAGCGGGCTGA
- a CDS encoding glutamyl-tRNA(Gln) and/or aspartyl-tRNA(Asn) amidotransferase, A subunit (PFAM: Amidase~TIGRFAM: aspartyl/glutamyl-tRNA(Asn/Gln) amidotransferase, A subunit), translating into MSDLLKLTATEASAALGAGDISSVELTTAYLEAAEATKTLNNYVAMTAEQALDMAHQSDQRRADGRAGLIEGLPVGVKDLFCTAGVETTACSAILKGFVPTYESTVTAKLWAEGGVMLGKLNCDEFAMGSANETSVFGPAVNPWSAEAGADLAAGGSSGGSASAVAAGSALLATGTDTGGSIRQPAAFCGVVGMKPTYGRCSRWGVVAFASSLDQAGPFTRTVDDSALMFRAMAGHDPKDSTSADLSLPDLTAAMAKGVEGLKIGIPGEYVREGMDPAITALWETGQAWLKDAGAELIPISLPHTKYALPTYYIIAPAEASSNLARYDGVRYGARAQADGSLDEMYEATRAAGFGDEVQRRIMIGTYALSAGYYDAYYLKAQQVRQLIRQDFDTAFKTVDAILTPATPSAAFPLGEKQEDPVTMYLNDVFTVPANLAGLPGISVPAGFSEAGLPLGLQVLSGAFREDILYQVAKCLEQQAGFAGQPPRHASAKL; encoded by the coding sequence ATGAGTGATCTTTTGAAACTGACCGCAACTGAGGCCAGCGCGGCGCTTGGGGCAGGTGACATTTCTTCAGTTGAACTGACCACAGCCTATCTTGAGGCTGCTGAAGCAACAAAAACATTAAATAATTATGTTGCAATGACTGCGGAACAGGCTTTGGACATGGCACATCAAAGCGATCAGCGACGTGCTGACGGTCGGGCAGGGCTGATTGAAGGATTGCCCGTTGGTGTGAAGGACCTGTTCTGTACCGCCGGCGTTGAAACCACAGCCTGCTCAGCAATTCTGAAAGGCTTTGTGCCCACTTACGAAAGTACGGTTACGGCCAAGCTCTGGGCTGAAGGCGGAGTGATGCTGGGTAAGTTGAATTGTGATGAGTTTGCAATGGGCTCAGCTAATGAAACATCTGTGTTTGGTCCTGCAGTTAATCCTTGGAGCGCAGAGGCTGGTGCTGATTTGGCTGCAGGGGGGTCATCTGGTGGGTCAGCGTCTGCAGTGGCGGCAGGCTCAGCGTTGCTTGCCACAGGCACAGATACAGGCGGATCAATTCGCCAACCTGCAGCCTTTTGCGGTGTGGTGGGTATGAAGCCGACTTATGGCCGGTGTTCACGCTGGGGTGTTGTGGCGTTTGCTTCATCTTTGGATCAGGCTGGACCATTCACCCGTACGGTTGATGATTCTGCTTTGATGTTCAGGGCTATGGCAGGTCATGATCCAAAAGATTCAACCTCTGCTGACTTGTCTCTGCCAGACCTGACCGCCGCAATGGCAAAGGGTGTCGAGGGCCTGAAGATTGGTATTCCTGGTGAATATGTGAGGGAGGGCATGGACCCTGCGATTACAGCACTATGGGAAACAGGACAGGCCTGGCTGAAGGATGCCGGAGCTGAACTGATCCCTATTTCCTTGCCGCATACGAAATATGCGCTGCCGACTTATTATATCATTGCGCCGGCTGAGGCGTCTTCAAACTTGGCCCGTTATGACGGCGTGCGCTATGGGGCACGTGCGCAAGCGGATGGGTCGTTGGATGAGATGTATGAGGCTACACGTGCAGCCGGGTTTGGTGATGAGGTCCAGCGGCGGATTATGATTGGTACCTATGCGCTGTCGGCTGGATATTACGATGCCTACTATCTGAAAGCACAACAGGTCAGGCAGCTGATCAGACAAGATTTTGATACGGCCTTCAAGACAGTTGATGCCATTTTGACACCTGCAACACCAAGTGCTGCTTTTCCTTTAGGTGAAAAGCAGGAGGACCCAGTGACAATGTATTTGAATGATGTGTTTACGGTTCCTGCCAATCTCGCCGGATTGCCGGGGATTTCGGTTCCAGCTGGTTTTTCAGAGGCTGGATTGCCTCTGGGACTTCAGGTGCTTAGCGGGGCGTTCCGTGAGGACATATTATATCAGGTTGCAAAATGCCTTGAACAGCAGGCAGGCTTTGCTGGTCAGCCACCGCGTCATGCCTCAGCCAAACTGTAG